One stretch of Glycine soja cultivar W05 chromosome 7, ASM419377v2, whole genome shotgun sequence DNA includes these proteins:
- the LOC114419159 gene encoding splicing factor U2af small subunit B-like, whose product MAEHLASIFGTEKDRVNCPFYFKIGACRHGDRCSRLHNRPSISPTLLLSNMYQRPDMITPGVDPQGQPLDPRKIQQHFEDFYEDIFTELAKFGDIESLNVCDNLADHMIGNVYVQFREEDQAAKALHALHGRFYNARPIIADFSPVTDFREATCRQFEENSCNRGGYCNFMHVKLIGRDLRRRLFGRHHRGGSGTYHRVSRSRSRSRSRSGSPRHRRERHERDSRGRRSREREYRERDGGGRRRHGSPAREGSEERRARIEQWNREREEKQ is encoded by the coding sequence ATGGCGGAGCACCTTGCATCGATCTTCGGCACGGAGAAGGACCGCGTGAACTGCCCGTTCTACTTCAAGATCGGCGCGTGCCGCCACGGCGACCGCTGCTCGCGCCTCCACAACCGTCCCAGCATCTCCCCGACCCTCCTCCTCTCCAACATGTACCAGCGCCCCGACATGATCACTCCCGGCGTCGACCCGCAGGGCCAGCCCCTCGACCCCCGCAAGATCCAGCAGCACTTCGAGGACTTCTACGAGGACATCTTCACCGAACTCGCCAAATTCGGCGACATCGAGAGCCTCAACGTCTGCGACAACCTCGCCGACCACATGATCGGCAACGTCTATGTTCAGTTCCGCGAGGAGGACCAGGCTGCAAAAGCCCTCCACGCACTCCATGGGAGATTCTACAACGCGCGTCCCATTATTGCCGATTTCTCCCCCGTCACCGACTTCCGTGAGGCCACGTGTCGGCAGTTCGAGGAGAATAGTTGCAACCGCGGCGGGTATTGTAACTTCATGCATGTGAAGCTCATCGGGAGGGATCTACGGAGGCGCCTATTCGGCCGCCACCACCGCGGAGGCAGTGGGACGTATCACCGCGTGAGCCGGAGCCGGAGCAGGAGCCGGAGCAGGAGTGGCAGCCCGAGGCACCGCCGGGAGAGACACGAGAGGGATTCTCGTGGGAGGAGGAGCAGGGAGAGGGAGTATAGAGAGAGGGACGGTGGCGGACGGAGGAGGCATGGGAGTCCGGCCAGGGAAGGGAGCGAGGAGCGCCGTGCGAGGATCGAGCAGTGGAATCGGGAGAGGGAAGAGAAACAATGA